In the genome of Amphiura filiformis chromosome 11, Afil_fr2py, whole genome shotgun sequence, the window AAATTTGAAGGCAATATTATAAACGAAGCCAACACTTTGGTTGAAGGGATTCGCGATAGTAAGGGGAATCGTTTTGATCCGCATATTCTGATTGGGAATGCTGTGTCCAATATCACCTGTTCTGTCGTTTTTGGCAAGCGGTATGATCATGCTGATCCTGAATTTCAACGTATCATTATGCTGTTATACACAATGGTCAACAAAATGGGATCAGGTGGAGTAGTTACCTTTCTTCcaattgcaaaatatatttttcctGAAAAATACAGAGACGTTTCTTCCGCTTATTCTGAATTTAGAACTTTTATTCACAACCACGTTGATGAACATCAGCGAAAATTTGATACGGACAAAATGCACGACTTCATCGATGTTTTTCTCAATGAAATTGAACTTGCAAAGAAGGAAACGGGCGATCGAACAAACTACTTGCACTATAAGTCCCTCACAGCTACGGCAACGTTTCTTTTCTTAGCTGGCACCGAACCATCGACAACAACATTGCGATGGGCGCTTCTTTACATGATGATGCATACAGAGATTCAGGCTAAAGTTCAGCAAGAAATAGATACTATTGTTGGTCGCATGCATATGCCACAATGGTCTGATAGGTTATTGCTTCCTTATACGGAAGCTGTTCTGTTGGAGGTTCAGCGTATTCGGACAATACTGGCACTTGGGACACCTCACGTGGCTTCCCAAGACACGAAATTAGCTGGGTATGACATACCGAAAGGGACATACGTAGTTTCCAATGTTTGGGCACTGCATAATGATCCAGATGTATGGAACGAACCTGATCAATTCAAGCCAGAAAGATTCCTGGATGAAGACGGAAAGCTGTGTCATCGGGAGGAATTAATACCTTTCGGCACAGGTCAGTACTTTGTTGTTAATTACAATGTAAGTGGTGGTTGAGAACGTCCAGAATCTTTTGTATTCCAataaattctttctttctttctttctttctttctttctttctttctttctttctttctttctttctttctttctttctttctttctttctttctttctttctttctttctttctttctttctttctttctttctttctttctttcttttttctttactttctttctttctttctttctttctttctttctttctttctctttctctttttcttggtgttctatttttctttctttctttctttctttttttttttcgttctttcgttctttctttcattattcttCAAAGTACATAATTCTCCTTGTATTTTGTTTCCAGGTAATCGAGTATGTGCTGGCGAAAATCTCGCTAAGATGGAGCTCTTCTTATTTTTCACCTACATCATGCACTCATTCACTATCACAAAACCACATGATGCGAAGGCGCCCTCCATGAAAGGTATAGGTGGATTTACCTTCTGCCCAACATTGTATGAACTTATCGCTACAGATAGAAAGTGATTAAATTGCATTACTGATTTATAATGAATTATTCTGTGATTTATAAAGCACAGAATCGATATTCATGTAAGAACCAAgtttcccaatattgaaagttTCTGTAAATGCCACACTCGATAGTTaacttctgtgaaaaaatgaacgctactaccgtttaattttatgAATCCTTTTACTGCGATGCCCAAtgtcattatttgtccacgaggtaccatgtatattgaatgagagcacacaatatAAAGgtaccagctctgaaactgactttaacttaaataaggttgatttttgcgttattttaatctcttttttctgttcaaacaaactttctaacattactttaagtccatCATACCTCGCTCAACTCCAACtctagtttttttaatcccaatatgtccaacttactggatattttgtcaTTCActtcacttcaatttg includes:
- the LOC140164841 gene encoding cytochrome P450 2J4-like, producing MTLSEIFLSYINAQTVMVCIVIYFLLSFSFKRRMNLPPGPWSLPLLGNIPILAIGLYRTGVELPEHLLAEMAKKYGKVFKLKIGSKLIVVINGCEYIKEAFKNHHINDRPESQLFQEVGLDDAMPITSGKSWKYQHTFTLHTFQTFGVGRSKFEGNIINEANTLVEGIRDSKGNRFDPHILIGNAVSNITCSVVFGKRYDHADPEFQRIIMLLYTMVNKMGSGGVVTFLPIAKYIFPEKYRDVSSAYSEFRTFIHNHVDEHQRKFDTDKMHDFIDVFLNEIELAKKETGDRTNYLHYKSLTATATFLFLAGTEPSTTTLRWALLYMMMHTEIQAKVQQEIDTIVGRMHMPQWSDRLLLPYTEAVLLEVQRIRTILALGTPHVASQDTKLAGYDIPKGTYVVSNVWALHNDPDVWNEPDQFKPERFLDEDGKLCHREELIPFGTGNRVCAGENLAKMELFLFFTYIMHSFTITKPHDAKAPSMKGIGGFTFCPTLYELIATDRK